Proteins found in one Streptococcus criceti HS-6 genomic segment:
- a CDS encoding KxYKxGKxW signal peptide domain-containing protein, protein MEIKRRVKMHKVKKHWVAIATMVVMLTGLGAVRVSADQATAPVSNSVPSNQARDENLAEATETSSITDGKTAETTAAPEAKSQVQGGIENTVPEGAQSASAEGEQQEVTDKSAESSTVDANTGAAAVSDSNSSEISEANSDADLSKHQKDQNSSETVNENSPFDQNARMDTENTAITAPAAAGWYKGDSGKFYSDSNGQNLIGFQTIDGLLYYFQDNGQLVENQFFTPDHGSTWYCADETGQLLTGLRTFQGNTYFFRPDGSQVKGAYAEVDGNWYYLDKDNGQPLKSWQTIDGTKRYFDDNGVQAKNIDKTIDGLLYHFDDNGNPSGNQNEEHPSITGHFERSDNGYGHVFIDDKTGQKVSGIQYINGEEYHFSKIYYNNFLVKIGKDGKAYDYRGELLTPGLTLDDVSGYVDPILINDDHTLARNKLYWGSINYHPLRPHLGDIKTGYLYFDQEGYAVRDKLITVDGKTYYFSQDGFAITNSSQTIDGKTYYFNEDGNPITSQYKEIGGNWYYFNKEGHMLTGWQIIDNTQRYFDKDGVQAKNGDYTIDGTLYHFDADGNPSSGKQNEEHPSITGHFEMSSNGYGHVFIDDKTGQKVSGVQYINGEEYHFSRLYYNNFLVKIGKDGKAYDYRGELLTPGLKLDDVSANVDPILINDDHTLARNKLYWGSINYHPLRPHLGDIKTGYLYFDQEGYAIREKLVTVDGKTYYFGQDGFAITNSSQTIDGKTYYFNEDGNPITSQYKEIGGNWYYFDRETGQALTGWQTIDNTQRYFDKDGVQAKNGDYTIDGTLYHFDADGNPSRID, encoded by the coding sequence AGCCATCGCAACGATGGTAGTGATGCTGACTGGTCTGGGAGCTGTGAGAGTCAGTGCAGATCAAGCGACAGCTCCTGTAAGCAATTCTGTTCCAAGCAATCAAGCGAGAGACGAAAATCTTGCTGAAGCGACTGAAACTAGTTCCATCACTGATGGTAAAACTGCTGAAACGACAGCAGCACCTGAGGCTAAGTCTCAGGTGCAAGGAGGTATTGAAAATACTGTTCCAGAAGGTGCTCAGTCTGCTTCTGCCGAGGGAGAGCAACAAGAAGTTACCGACAAGAGCGCTGAAAGCTCTACAGTTGATGCTAATACCGGGGCGGCAGCTGTTTCAGACTCTAACAGTTCAGAAATTTCAGAAGCCAATTCTGACGCTGACTTGTCTAAACATCAGAAAGATCAGAACAGTTCTGAAACAGTTAATGAGAACTCTCCATTCGACCAAAACGCTCGAATGGATACTGAGAACACGGCCATCACAGCACCTGCTGCCGCTGGCTGGTACAAAGGGGATAGCGGTAAATTTTACAGTGACAGCAACGGTCAAAACCTAATCGGCTTCCAAACGATTGATGGTCTTCTCTATTATTTCCAAGATAATGGACAACTGGTTGAAAACCAATTCTTCACACCTGACCATGGATCAACTTGGTACTGTGCTGATGAAACTGGCCAACTTCTGACAGGATTGAGAACTTTTCAAGGGAATACCTACTTCTTTAGGCCAGATGGTTCTCAGGTCAAGGGAGCTTATGCCGAAGTCGATGGAAATTGGTACTATCTTGATAAAGATAACGGTCAGCCGTTAAAATCTTGGCAAACCATCGATGGTACCAAACGTTACTTTGACGATAATGGTGTCCAAGCTAAGAACATTGATAAGACAATCGACGGCCTGCTCTATCATTTTGACGATAACGGCAATCCATCGGGTAACCAAAATGAAGAACACCCTAGCATCACTGGCCATTTTGAAAGGTCTGACAATGGCTACGGTCACGTCTTTATTGATGATAAAACTGGCCAGAAGGTCAGCGGTATTCAGTATATCAACGGTGAGGAATATCATTTTTCAAAAATCTATTATAATAATTTCCTTGTTAAAATTGGCAAAGATGGCAAAGCCTATGATTATCGAGGAGAATTGCTGACCCCTGGTCTTACATTAGATGATGTTTCAGGCTATGTTGATCCTATCTTAATCAATGATGACCATACGCTGGCGCGCAACAAACTTTATTGGGGTTCTATTAACTATCATCCACTGCGGCCCCACCTTGGCGATATTAAAACAGGCTACCTCTATTTTGACCAAGAGGGGTATGCCGTTAGAGACAAGTTAATAACCGTTGACGGTAAGACCTACTACTTCAGTCAAGACGGTTTTGCCATTACCAACAGCAGCCAGACTATTGATGGTAAGACCTACTACTTTAATGAAGACGGTAATCCCATCACCAGCCAATATAAAGAAATAGGGGGCAATTGGTACTATTTTAACAAAGAAGGTCACATGTTAACCGGCTGGCAGATCATTGATAATACCCAGCGCTATTTTGATAAAGACGGCGTACAGGCCAAAAATGGCGATTACACTATTGATGGTACCCTCTATCACTTCGATGCCGATGGCAATCCATCATCTGGTAAGCAAAATGAAGAACACCCTAGCATCACCGGTCATTTTGAAATGTCCAGCAATGGTTACGGTCACGTCTTTATTGATGATAAAACTGGCCAAAAGGTCAGCGGCGTTCAGTATATCAACGGCGAGGAATACCATTTTTCAAGACTTTATTATAATAATTTCCTCGTTAAAATTGGCAAAGATGGTAAGGCCTATGATTATCGGGGAGAATTGCTGACCCCTGGTCTTAAATTAGACGATGTTTCAGCTAATGTTGATCCTATCTTAATCAATGATGACCATACGCTGGCGCGCAACAAACTTTATTGGGGTTCCATTAACTATCATCCACTGCGGCCCCACCTTGGCGATATTAAGACCGGTTACCTCTATTTTGACCAAGAGGGTTATGCCATTAGAGAGAAACTGGTGACAGTCGATGGTAAGACCTACTACTTCGGTCAGGACGGTTTTGCCATTACCAACAGCAGCCAGACTATTGATGGTAAGACCTACTACTTTAATGAAGACGGTAACCCTATCACCAGCCAATATAAAGAAATAGGGGGCAACTGGTATTACTTTGACAGGGAAACTGGTCAAGCACTGACTGGCTGGCAAACCATTGATAATACCCAGCGCTATTTTGATAAAGACGGCGTGCAGGCTAAAAATGGAGACTATACTATTGATGGTACCCTCTATCACTTCGATGCCGATGGCAATCCCAGTCGCATAGACTAA